In Verrucomicrobiota bacterium, the following proteins share a genomic window:
- a CDS encoding glycosyltransferase, producing the protein MPISATIQKKPALLYVSVSSTGGLADYAQQQVGALINAGLDLIVVCPKNVRWPERENCTIYPLIQDKDLSSYSKPVKLLKSILQIRRNISAIIKTQKDTGCLTLLFSAYFEYFSPFWAYKLKRLAKNGVKIATIIHDPIRDAVLGPKWFHDKSVFEAYSFIDYAFIHEIGQIDLGGPTNPHFNVTRVPHGPYPVEQNYIDPNEARKSLGIPKNAKVFLAFGHVRDNKNLDLFIRALSSFPNLWLIVAGQSLSSSQKPFSYYQSLGREENVSDRIIWINRYITEKELGQYFGACDYAVLTYSSSFKSASGVLSLATNFQKLSIASSGPGPLESIIKKYHLGVFVEPDSIEAVKGGISEIIEDKQIPNWEAYKIEESWENNAEIIMKTLFQKNYPISVNG; encoded by the coding sequence ATGCCAATAAGCGCAACCATTCAAAAGAAACCCGCATTACTTTATGTCTCCGTTTCTTCCACCGGCGGATTGGCCGACTACGCACAGCAACAAGTCGGCGCACTAATAAATGCAGGCCTCGATTTGATTGTTGTTTGTCCAAAAAACGTTCGATGGCCTGAAAGAGAAAACTGTACTATTTACCCTCTAATTCAGGATAAAGACCTTTCATCTTATTCCAAGCCGGTGAAACTATTAAAGAGTATCCTACAAATTCGACGGAATATCAGCGCAATCATTAAGACTCAAAAAGACACGGGCTGCCTAACCCTGCTTTTTTCGGCATACTTCGAATATTTTTCACCTTTCTGGGCGTACAAATTAAAGCGCCTTGCTAAGAACGGAGTAAAAATCGCAACCATTATTCACGATCCAATCCGGGATGCAGTTCTCGGCCCAAAGTGGTTCCACGATAAGTCTGTCTTTGAAGCTTATTCCTTTATAGATTATGCCTTCATTCATGAGATAGGTCAAATAGACCTGGGTGGCCCAACAAATCCGCACTTCAATGTTACTCGAGTTCCACATGGACCCTATCCTGTTGAGCAAAATTACATCGACCCCAATGAAGCCCGTAAATCGCTCGGAATACCCAAAAATGCCAAGGTGTTCCTTGCGTTTGGTCATGTTAGAGACAATAAGAACCTGGATCTATTTATTAGAGCTCTTAGCTCATTCCCCAATTTATGGTTAATTGTAGCTGGTCAAAGTCTTTCATCTTCTCAGAAGCCATTCTCCTATTATCAATCGTTGGGGAGAGAGGAGAACGTCTCAGACAGAATAATTTGGATCAACCGATACATAACTGAAAAGGAGTTGGGACAATACTTTGGTGCATGTGATTATGCGGTGCTCACGTATTCCTCTTCATTCAAATCCGCTAGCGGCGTTCTTAGTCTTGCCACAAATTTTCAAAAACTTTCAATTGCAAGCAGTGGTCCTGGCCCATTGGAGTCTATAATAAAAAAATACCACCTGGGCGTCTTTGTAGAACCGGATTCAATTGAGGCCGTTAAAGGTGGAATTTCTGAAATTATTGAGGATAAGCAAATACCCAATTGGGAGGCTTACAAGATTGAGGAATCTTGGGAGAATAATGCAGAAATCATAATGAAAACTCTTTTTCAAAAGAACTACCCCATTTCAGTTAATGGATAA
- a CDS encoding NAD-dependent epimerase/dehydratase family protein yields the protein MRILITGAAGFVGSSLAKYIVNAVENVEIWGMDNLIRPGSHLNVSKLKELGVNFLHGDIREASDLENLPEVDFVIDAAANASVLAGIDGKTSSRQLVEHNLQGTINMLEYCKKVGAGFILLSTSRVYSISPLANLKVAESQGAFIPVADQSFPTGLSVNGVSEDFDTKPPISLYGSTKIASEYLALEYGESFNIPVWINRCGVMAGPGQFGHPAQGIFAFWVHSFAEKSALKYIGFGGDGHQVRDCLHPFDLGKLLIQQIAEPLQTDKPRLINVSGGIKNSMSLKQLTEWSSERFQPMQIEKQSEDRKFDIPWMVLDNSSALNTWGWFPNFCVEEILEEIAGHAEENPDWLSISKA from the coding sequence ATGAGAATTTTGATAACTGGCGCAGCAGGCTTCGTAGGAAGTTCCTTAGCAAAATATATAGTAAATGCCGTAGAAAATGTTGAAATCTGGGGAATGGACAACTTGATCCGACCAGGCAGTCATTTAAACGTGTCCAAGCTAAAAGAACTCGGAGTTAACTTCCTTCACGGTGACATTCGAGAAGCCAGCGATCTTGAAAACTTACCGGAAGTAGATTTCGTGATAGACGCTGCGGCTAACGCAAGTGTCTTGGCAGGGATCGACGGTAAAACAAGCAGTCGCCAGCTGGTTGAGCATAACCTTCAGGGAACTATCAATATGCTGGAATACTGCAAAAAAGTAGGCGCCGGTTTTATCCTGCTCTCAACAAGCAGAGTCTATTCGATTTCTCCTCTTGCGAATTTGAAAGTAGCAGAATCCCAGGGTGCGTTTATCCCAGTCGCTGATCAATCCTTTCCCACAGGACTTTCGGTGAATGGAGTCTCGGAAGATTTTGATACAAAACCTCCAATATCTCTATACGGCTCAACTAAAATTGCATCGGAGTATTTAGCACTCGAATACGGTGAAAGTTTTAATATCCCAGTGTGGATAAACCGTTGCGGAGTAATGGCTGGTCCCGGACAATTCGGACATCCGGCTCAGGGAATTTTTGCATTTTGGGTACACAGTTTTGCTGAAAAATCAGCTCTCAAATATATTGGGTTTGGCGGGGATGGGCACCAAGTAAGAGATTGTTTACACCCCTTCGATTTAGGGAAATTGCTCATTCAACAGATTGCCGAACCACTTCAAACGGACAAACCCCGCCTGATTAACGTAAGCGGAGGTATTAAGAATTCAATGTCGCTTAAGCAACTTACTGAATGGAGTTCAGAACGCTTTCAACCCATGCAGATAGAAAAGCAAAGTGAAGATCGCAAGTTCGATATACCTTGGATGGTATTAGATAATTCCAGTGCGTTGAACACATGGGGCTGGTTTCCAAATTTTTGCGTCGAGGAAATTTTAGAGGAAATTGCCGGTCACGCAGAAGAAAATCCGGATTGGCTTTCAATTTCCAAAGCCTAA
- a CDS encoding NAD-dependent epimerase/dehydratase family protein: MKKLLVTGSSGLIGSEVSMFFHDHGFEIHGVDNNQREVFFGPQGNTRWNQERLEKDLSNFIHHEADIRNRPEILGLIKDINPDAIVHTAAQPSHDRAAAIPFDDFDTNAVGTLNLLEANRQVNPEVPFVHMSTNKVYGDRPNTLKLKELDTRWDYDDPEYENGIAESFSIDQSKHSLFGASKVAADVMVQEYGRYFGMPTCCLRGGCLTGPNHSGVELHGFLSYLIKCNLEGREYKIFGYKGKQVRDNIHSEDVARFMFEFVNSPRCGEVYNLGGGKNNSCSILEAFQITSKFSGKEQVFTYLDDNRIGDHICYYSDLRKMRNHYPNWDITISLEETIRQIVEAWKSRN, from the coding sequence ATGAAAAAATTATTAGTCACTGGCTCCTCGGGCCTAATAGGATCAGAAGTTTCCATGTTTTTCCATGACCATGGTTTTGAAATACACGGTGTTGATAACAATCAAAGGGAAGTATTTTTTGGACCTCAAGGAAACACTCGATGGAATCAAGAGCGCCTGGAGAAAGATCTTTCAAATTTCATTCACCACGAAGCAGACATACGAAATCGACCTGAAATCCTTGGGCTAATAAAAGACATTAATCCAGACGCTATTGTCCATACTGCTGCCCAACCAAGTCATGACCGTGCGGCGGCTATTCCTTTTGATGATTTTGATACGAACGCTGTTGGGACTCTTAATCTACTTGAAGCCAATCGACAGGTAAACCCGGAAGTTCCCTTTGTCCACATGTCCACTAACAAAGTTTACGGAGACAGACCAAATACATTAAAATTAAAAGAGTTAGATACTCGCTGGGACTACGACGACCCCGAATATGAAAATGGAATCGCCGAATCATTTTCGATCGACCAATCCAAGCACTCTCTTTTTGGAGCTTCGAAAGTTGCGGCAGATGTCATGGTTCAGGAATACGGAAGGTATTTTGGAATGCCTACTTGTTGTCTCCGAGGCGGATGCCTGACAGGGCCAAATCATTCGGGCGTTGAGTTACATGGATTTCTTTCTTATTTGATTAAATGTAATCTTGAGGGTCGGGAGTATAAAATTTTTGGTTACAAAGGGAAACAAGTCCGGGATAACATCCATTCGGAAGACGTGGCCCGGTTTATGTTCGAGTTTGTGAACAGTCCACGTTGCGGAGAAGTTTATAACCTGGGAGGAGGGAAAAACAATTCTTGCTCCATTCTTGAAGCATTTCAAATAACCTCCAAATTTTCCGGGAAAGAACAGGTTTTCACCTACCTGGATGACAACCGGATAGGCGACCATATTTGTTATTATTCCGACCTACGCAAAATGCGTAACCATTATCCTAATTGGGACATTACTATTTCTTTGGAGGAAACCATTCGCCAAATTGTAGAAGCCTGGAAAAGCAGAAACTAA
- a CDS encoding sulfotransferase domain-containing protein, with product MPQLQSTGHKVIVNKIRKIARTYDRINTALHMGRFKKTPTTNPTVAIIGHDRSGTSWVGKTISFGEKVVYFYEPLNPKSNPNGNWDGWNQYLTKEDESPLYQHAFKHPKEGLPMGLFTRPTIRKRLSADHHIVIKDVGSIMAVEWLEKYLNAKVLLVLRHPYPVIQSNLKQGSYGHRWLESIRTQKKLMDGPLAPFAKLLQNPESENDAIILAWMAKHRLLSIQLEEGNSWETVFYEDLCMNPMKEFEKLCCNLGIPFDQSIKNRIRESTQSNEDVHAYSTKRDSKAMATKWKTNCDLKLLERIHQLNLAFEIPWYTDQSFWRI from the coding sequence ATGCCTCAACTGCAGTCAACCGGGCATAAGGTTATAGTGAATAAAATTCGAAAAATTGCTAGAACGTACGACCGGATAAACACGGCTCTACACATGGGGAGATTTAAGAAAACTCCTACCACGAATCCTACAGTTGCGATAATAGGTCATGACAGAAGCGGCACAAGCTGGGTGGGCAAGACCATTAGTTTCGGAGAAAAGGTTGTCTACTTCTATGAACCCTTGAACCCAAAGTCTAACCCGAATGGGAATTGGGATGGGTGGAATCAATATCTTACAAAAGAGGATGAAAGTCCATTATACCAACACGCCTTCAAACATCCCAAAGAGGGACTCCCAATGGGTTTGTTTACTCGACCAACAATTCGGAAACGACTATCAGCCGACCATCATATTGTTATTAAGGATGTTGGGAGTATCATGGCAGTCGAATGGTTGGAAAAATACCTCAACGCCAAGGTACTTCTGGTACTCAGACACCCCTACCCGGTCATTCAATCAAACTTGAAACAGGGATCCTATGGACATCGCTGGCTTGAAAGCATACGCACACAAAAAAAGCTAATGGATGGTCCACTCGCACCTTTCGCAAAATTACTTCAAAATCCGGAATCTGAAAATGATGCCATAATTTTGGCGTGGATGGCCAAACACCGACTTCTTAGTATTCAATTGGAGGAAGGGAATTCTTGGGAAACCGTTTTTTACGAAGACCTATGTATGAACCCAATGAAAGAGTTCGAGAAGCTTTGTTGTAATTTGGGTATCCCTTTTGATCAATCGATAAAGAACCGTATCCGCGAAAGCACACAAAGCAATGAAGATGTCCATGCCTATTCGACGAAGCGCGATAGCAAGGCAATGGCAACCAAGTGGAAGACAAACTGTGATTTAAAATTATTGGAAAGAATCCACCAATTAAACTTGGCGTTTGAAATACCATGGTACACAGACCAGTCATTCTGGAGAATATAA
- a CDS encoding sulfotransferase family 2 domain-containing protein, which produces MSDIEKKQFFVYLHIPKCGGSTMQDLLQRNFGHFHRSFSAELMEGPVARENLERYFTQFPTGRCLSSHRFNIDIPWQGDDWHVQGLTIVRDPTSRLLSQYLYTRDLPGNTIARKYTLDQYLDFVEETKDKYLLGANGQVNFLIRETSLSFDHLLSNIEEESIMAFTQERYDWGCILLKAMFPNYFRKINYVIRNVTRTKKPTLTESQKERLGNLMKLDRKFYQNVNEKMDQLISTHIGGPAEQKVAISKFKRQQQWRKIVIHPLNRLLKNASTAVNRA; this is translated from the coding sequence ATGAGTGACATCGAAAAGAAACAGTTTTTTGTTTATCTCCACATCCCGAAATGCGGGGGATCAACCATGCAGGATCTGCTTCAACGCAATTTTGGACATTTTCATCGATCTTTCTCGGCAGAACTTATGGAGGGACCAGTCGCTCGTGAGAATCTGGAACGATATTTTACCCAGTTTCCTACTGGCAGATGTTTGAGTAGCCACCGGTTCAATATTGATATTCCCTGGCAAGGGGACGATTGGCATGTCCAAGGATTAACCATCGTGAGAGACCCAACCAGTCGCTTGTTATCTCAATACCTTTACACAAGAGATCTTCCCGGAAACACAATCGCTCGAAAATATACTCTGGATCAGTATCTGGATTTTGTCGAGGAGACAAAGGACAAATACCTGTTAGGTGCCAATGGTCAGGTAAATTTTTTGATAAGAGAAACGTCCTTAAGCTTTGATCATTTGTTAAGTAACATTGAAGAAGAAAGCATAATGGCGTTTACCCAGGAACGATACGATTGGGGATGCATTCTCTTAAAAGCAATGTTTCCGAATTACTTTCGAAAGATCAACTATGTCATCAGAAATGTCACTCGCACGAAAAAGCCAACTCTTACTGAATCACAAAAAGAGAGACTCGGAAATCTTATGAAATTGGATCGGAAATTTTATCAAAATGTGAACGAGAAAATGGATCAGCTTATTTCCACTCATATAGGCGGACCAGCGGAACAGAAAGTCGCAATCTCAAAATTTAAACGGCAACAACAATGGAGGAAGATTGTGATTCACCCTCTAAATAGGTTGCTTAAAAATGCCTCAACTGCAGTCAACCGGGCATAA
- a CDS encoding acyltransferase yields the protein MNVKFLHGRKVFFGDNNVINFGCLFDGRKFPIKIGNNVSIGPCASLITLGHDPQSPSFSDMGGSIVIGNYSWIGYQATILPGVTIGEGAVIAAGAVVTRSVSPYSINAGIPAKKIGERERDLKYKLKFNPILT from the coding sequence ATGAACGTAAAATTCCTACACGGGCGAAAAGTATTTTTTGGAGACAATAATGTTATTAATTTTGGTTGTTTGTTCGATGGTCGAAAGTTTCCGATTAAAATTGGAAACAATGTTTCAATTGGTCCTTGTGCGTCACTGATCACCCTTGGTCACGATCCACAATCTCCGAGCTTTTCCGATATGGGTGGTTCTATAGTGATTGGAAATTATTCCTGGATAGGATACCAGGCGACAATCTTACCAGGAGTGACGATTGGAGAAGGTGCAGTTATAGCTGCCGGAGCAGTGGTAACACGATCCGTTTCGCCTTATTCAATCAATGCAGGTATCCCGGCAAAAAAAATTGGAGAACGCGAAAGAGATCTGAAGTACAAACTGAAATTCAATCCAATACTCACTTAG
- a CDS encoding glycosyltransferase, whose product MKVTIFEEALKGDSGHWPTYIETLKRGFESAEDKVAVVAHRDVSQKLIDLLDAKPLFRKSIWSQPFSKWDKVMHPFAFAGDVNKYLSKHETPDLIMCLTMRLQHVLAWSFLIKRSTLKKGSRVVLLFVQGVGRWDSSLNKPVVDLNLNNRLMRLAIRNLRQLVKEKKVILASETEGMREELSNFTGIPFVAFPHPVLSTDSDRSKADQTGPLRFCCPGFARYEKGTDLLQQAIKQLSEKTSRPSMEFTLQWLSPFNLPNGSSVSPDTELVDNGYLKIIDRTMDADEYDQLLNNTDVVVMPYRRSSYYARVSRVAIEASQKGIPLIYTTKSWSEEHAHRYGAGIGFEDENVDSLVGALKKIGEQYQSYLSQAKERMHAAQEFYSCSNFRSLTEESK is encoded by the coding sequence ATGAAAGTAACTATTTTCGAGGAAGCCTTAAAAGGGGATTCCGGGCATTGGCCAACTTATATCGAGACCCTAAAACGCGGCTTTGAATCGGCAGAGGACAAAGTTGCTGTAGTGGCGCACAGAGATGTCAGCCAAAAGCTGATAGATTTGTTAGACGCCAAGCCCTTATTCAGAAAATCCATATGGAGTCAGCCATTTTCAAAATGGGATAAAGTTATGCATCCCTTCGCATTTGCTGGAGACGTAAATAAATACCTGAGTAAACACGAAACACCTGATTTGATCATGTGTTTGACTATGCGGCTTCAACACGTGCTGGCGTGGAGCTTCCTTATAAAGCGCAGTACGCTGAAAAAAGGAAGCAGAGTAGTACTTCTATTCGTCCAAGGTGTCGGACGATGGGATTCATCGCTAAACAAACCAGTTGTAGATTTAAATTTAAATAACCGGTTAATGCGGTTGGCTATTCGTAACTTGAGACAATTGGTAAAGGAGAAAAAGGTGATCCTTGCCAGCGAAACAGAAGGTATGCGAGAAGAGCTTTCAAATTTCACAGGAATCCCATTTGTTGCGTTTCCTCACCCCGTATTGAGCACGGATTCTGACCGCTCAAAAGCAGATCAGACTGGTCCTCTGAGATTTTGTTGCCCCGGATTTGCACGATACGAAAAAGGAACTGATTTGCTGCAACAGGCCATAAAGCAACTTTCTGAGAAAACAAGTAGGCCAAGCATGGAGTTTACCTTACAATGGCTCAGTCCATTTAACTTACCTAATGGCTCATCAGTCTCTCCCGATACAGAATTAGTAGACAATGGGTACTTAAAAATTATTGACCGCACCATGGATGCAGACGAATACGACCAACTCCTGAACAACACGGATGTTGTAGTTATGCCTTACCGCAGAAGTTCTTATTACGCTCGAGTCTCGAGGGTGGCAATTGAGGCGTCTCAAAAAGGAATTCCTCTTATTTATACAACAAAATCATGGAGTGAAGAGCACGCCCACAGATATGGAGCTGGAATCGGCTTTGAAGATGAAAATGTTGATTCATTGGTTGGAGCGCTTAAAAAAATTGGGGAGCAGTACCAATCCTATCTTTCTCAAGCCAAGGAACGTATGCATGCCGCACAGGAATTTTACTCATGCTCCAACTTTCGTAGCTTAACGGAGGAATCGAAATAA